In a single window of the Bacteroides acidifaciens genome:
- the cas9 gene encoding type II CRISPR RNA-guided endonuclease Cas9 (Cas9, originally named Csn1, is the large, multifunctional signature protein of type II CRISPR/Cas systems. It is well known even to general audiences because its RNA-guided endonuclease activity has made it a popular tool for custom editing of eukaryotic genomes.), protein MKRILGLDLGTNSIGWALVDEAENKDERSSIVKLGVRVNPLTVDELTNFEKGKSITTNADRTLKRGMRRNLQRYKLRRETLMEVLKEHKLITEDTILSENGNRTTFETYRLRAKAATEKISLEEFARVLLMINKKRGYKSSRKVKGAEEGTLIDGMDIARELYNNNLTPGELCLQLLDEGKKFLPDFYRSDLQNEFDGIWEKQKEYYPEILTDALKEELRGKKRDAVWTICEKYFIWKEIYTEWNEEQGKTEQQEREHKLEGIYSKRKRDEAKKENLQWRLNGLKEKLSLEQLVIVLQEMNTQINSSSGYLGAISDRSKELYFNKQTVGQYQMEMLDKNPHVSLRNMVFYRQDYLDEFNTLWEKQAEYHKELTEELKKEIRDIIIFYQRRLKSQKGLISFCEFESRQIEVEIDGKKKIKTVGNRVISRSSPLFQEFKIWQILNNIEVTVVGKKSKRRKQIDNSPSLFDELDEELNGRRYLYQEEKELLAQELFVRDKMTKSDVLNLLFDNPQELDLNFKTIDGNKTGYVLFQAYSKMIEMSGHEPIDFKKPVEKVVEHVKAVFDLHNWNTDILGFNSNEELDNQSYYKLWHLLYSFEGDNTPTGNGRLVQKITELYGFEKEYATILANVTFQDDYGSLSAKAIHKILPHLKEGNRYDMACAYAGYRHSKLSLTKEELMNKVLKDRLMLLPKNSLRNPVVEKILNQMVNVVNAIIDTYGKPDEIRVELARELKKNAKEREELTKSIARTTKEHEEYKTLLQNEFGLTNVSRSDILRYKLYKELESCGYKTLYSNTYISREKLFSKDFDIEHIIPQARLFDDSFSNKTLEARSVNIEKGNKTAHDFVKEKFGESGTNNSLERYLNNIEDLFKSGKISKTKYNKLKMTEQDIPDGFIERDLRNSQYIAKKALFMLNEISRRVVATSGSVTDKLREDWQLVDVMKELNWEKYKALGLVEYFEDRDGRQIGRIKDWSKRNDHRHHAMDALTVAFTKDVFIQYFNNKNASLNPNTNEYAIKNKYFQNGRAIAPIPLREFRTEAKKHLENILVSIKAKNKVATNNINETKKRGGVNKKVQQTPRGQLHEETIHGSCRRYLTKEEKVNALFDMKKIATVSKSVYRDALLKRLQENDNDSKKAFTGKKSLDKQPVWLDKEQTRKVPEKVKTVTFEMFYTKRKEISPDLKLDKIIDVGIRKILTDRLNEYGNDAKKAFSNLDENPIWLNKEKGISIKRVTISGISNAQSLHVKKDKDGKPILDENSRYIPVDFVNTGNNHHVAVYRRPVIDKRGQLVIDEAGNPKYELEEVVVSFFEAVTRANLGQPIIDKDYKTSEGWQFLFSMKQNEYFVFPNEKTGFNPKEIDLLDAENYGVISPNLFRVQKFSHKNYVFRHHLETTIKDTSSILKGITWIDFRSSKGLDAIVKVRVNHIGQIVSVGEY, encoded by the coding sequence ATGAAAAGGATATTAGGATTGGATTTGGGTACTAACAGTATCGGTTGGGCATTGGTAGACGAGGCGGAAAATAAAGACGAAAGGTCGTCAATTGTTAAGCTTGGTGTGAGAGTAAATCCTCTGACGGTAGATGAATTGACCAACTTCGAGAAAGGAAAGAGTATTACGACCAATGCAGACAGAACACTCAAGAGAGGTATGCGGCGTAATTTGCAACGCTACAAACTTCGTCGTGAAACTTTAATGGAAGTGTTGAAAGAACACAAATTGATAACAGAGGACACTATACTTTCGGAAAATGGTAACCGAACAACTTTTGAGACATATCGATTAAGGGCAAAGGCAGCAACAGAGAAAATTTCGTTGGAAGAGTTTGCGCGTGTATTGCTAATGATTAATAAAAAACGTGGTTATAAAAGTAGCAGGAAAGTAAAGGGGGCGGAAGAAGGTACGTTGATTGACGGTATGGATATAGCTCGTGAACTTTATAACAACAACCTTACTCCTGGTGAACTATGCCTGCAACTTCTTGATGAAGGTAAGAAGTTCTTGCCTGATTTTTATCGTTCTGATTTGCAGAATGAATTTGACGGAATTTGGGAAAAACAAAAAGAATATTATCCGGAGATTCTTACTGATGCGTTAAAAGAAGAGTTGAGAGGAAAAAAACGTGATGCTGTCTGGACTATTTGTGAAAAATATTTCATTTGGAAGGAAATCTATACAGAATGGAATGAAGAACAAGGCAAAACAGAACAGCAGGAAAGAGAACATAAGCTGGAAGGAATTTATAGTAAACGGAAAAGGGATGAAGCGAAAAAAGAGAATCTTCAATGGCGGCTAAATGGTTTGAAGGAAAAGTTGTCGTTGGAACAATTGGTTATTGTTTTGCAAGAAATGAATACCCAAATCAATAGCTCAAGCGGTTATCTCGGCGCAATCAGTGATAGGAGTAAGGAGTTGTACTTCAATAAACAAACTGTCGGGCAATATCAAATGGAAATGCTGGATAAGAATCCCCATGTGAGTTTACGAAATATGGTGTTCTATCGTCAGGATTATTTGGATGAGTTTAATACGCTTTGGGAAAAACAAGCTGAATATCATAAAGAACTGACAGAAGAACTAAAAAAAGAAATCCGTGATATTATCATTTTCTATCAGCGCAGATTGAAGAGTCAGAAAGGATTAATCAGTTTTTGCGAGTTTGAAAGTCGGCAGATAGAGGTAGAGATAGATGGTAAGAAAAAGATTAAAACTGTAGGTAATCGGGTGATATCCCGTTCTTCTCCTTTATTTCAAGAGTTTAAAATATGGCAGATACTAAACAATATAGAAGTAACCGTTGTCGGCAAGAAAAGCAAACGAAGAAAACAGATAGACAATTCTCCTAGTCTTTTTGACGAACTTGACGAGGAACTGAATGGTCGGCGTTATTTGTATCAAGAAGAAAAAGAATTGCTTGCCCAAGAACTTTTTGTTCGTGATAAGATGACGAAGTCGGATGTTTTGAATTTGTTGTTTGATAATCCACAAGAATTGGATTTGAATTTTAAAACGATTGATGGCAATAAGACGGGATATGTGTTGTTTCAGGCATACAGTAAAATGATTGAGATGTCCGGGCATGAACCGATCGACTTCAAGAAACCGGTTGAGAAGGTTGTTGAGCATGTAAAAGCGGTTTTTGATCTTCATAATTGGAATACGGACATTCTAGGTTTCAATTCGAATGAAGAGTTAGATAATCAATCTTATTACAAACTTTGGCATTTATTGTATTCTTTTGAGGGAGACAATACGCCAACAGGAAACGGTCGTTTGGTTCAAAAGATTACAGAACTATATGGCTTTGAAAAAGAATACGCCACTATATTGGCAAATGTTACTTTTCAAGATGATTATGGTAGTCTGAGCGCAAAGGCTATTCATAAGATTCTACCGCATTTGAAAGAAGGCAATCGGTATGATATGGCTTGTGCGTATGCCGGATACAGGCATTCAAAATTGTCATTAACCAAGGAAGAACTGATGAACAAGGTGTTGAAAGACAGACTTATGCTTCTTCCTAAGAATAGTTTACGCAATCCTGTGGTAGAAAAAATCTTGAATCAGATGGTGAATGTAGTCAATGCCATCATAGACACTTATGGTAAACCGGATGAAATACGTGTAGAACTTGCTCGTGAGTTGAAGAAAAATGCCAAGGAACGTGAAGAGCTGACTAAATCCATTGCGCGAACTACCAAAGAACATGAGGAGTATAAGACACTTTTGCAAAATGAGTTTGGTTTGACAAATGTAAGCCGTTCTGATATACTGCGTTACAAACTTTACAAGGAGTTGGAGTCGTGTGGGTATAAGACGCTTTATTCCAATACGTATATTTCACGAGAAAAACTGTTTAGTAAAGATTTTGATATTGAACATATCATTCCGCAAGCACGGCTTTTCGATGATAGTTTTTCAAATAAAACACTTGAAGCTCGTAGTGTAAATATTGAAAAAGGAAACAAAACAGCACATGATTTTGTGAAAGAAAAATTTGGTGAAAGCGGGACTAACAATAGTTTAGAACGTTATTTAAATAACATCGAAGACTTGTTTAAATCGGGGAAAATATCGAAAACTAAATACAATAAACTGAAAATGACTGAGCAGGATATTCCTGACGGTTTTATTGAACGCGATCTACGTAATTCGCAATATATTGCCAAAAAGGCTTTGTTCATGTTGAATGAAATTTCTCGTCGTGTGGTTGCTACAAGTGGCTCAGTAACTGACAAGTTACGTGAAGATTGGCAATTGGTTGATGTGATGAAAGAATTGAATTGGGAAAAGTATAAAGCATTAGGACTGGTTGAATATTTTGAAGATAGAGATGGAAGGCAAATAGGTAGAATCAAGGATTGGTCGAAACGGAATGATCATCGTCATCATGCGATGGATGCGTTGACGGTAGCATTTACAAAGGATGTATTCATTCAGTATTTTAATAACAAAAATGCCAGTCTGAACCCTAATACAAATGAGTATGCAATAAAGAACAAATATTTTCAAAATGGCAGGGCGATTGCGCCTATACCATTGAGGGAGTTTCGCACGGAAGCCAAAAAACATTTGGAAAATATTTTAGTTTCAATTAAAGCGAAGAATAAAGTCGCTACGAATAATATTAATGAGACGAAGAAAAGGGGGGGCGTGAACAAGAAGGTGCAACAGACACCACGTGGACAGTTACATGAGGAGACAATTCATGGTAGTTGCAGACGATATTTGACAAAAGAAGAAAAAGTGAATGCATTGTTTGATATGAAAAAAATTGCAACTGTAAGTAAATCCGTTTACAGAGATGCATTGTTAAAACGGTTGCAGGAAAATGATAATGATTCGAAGAAGGCATTTACCGGTAAAAAATCACTGGATAAACAGCCTGTTTGGCTGGATAAGGAACAAACGAGAAAAGTACCTGAGAAAGTGAAAACTGTTACATTTGAAATGTTTTATACTAAACGCAAAGAGATTTCTCCTGATTTGAAGCTTGATAAAATAATAGATGTGGGCATTCGGAAAATACTAACTGACAGATTAAACGAGTATGGTAATGATGCAAAAAAAGCATTCTCCAATCTTGATGAAAATCCTATTTGGTTGAATAAGGAGAAAGGTATATCTATTAAGCGAGTCACAATTTCAGGAATCAGTAATGCGCAGTCATTGCATGTGAAAAAGGATAAGGATGGTAAACCTATATTGGATGAGAATAGTAGATATATTCCTGTGGATTTTGTTAATACAGGCAATAATCATCATGTGGCAGTTTATCGTAGACCGGTTATAGATAAGAGGGGGCAATTGGTGATTGATGAGGCTGGTAATCCCAAGTATGAACTGGAGGAGGTTGTAGTTAGCTTCTTTGAAGCAGTGACAAGGGCAAATCTTGGTCAGCCGATTATTGACAAAGATTATAAAACGAGTGAAGGCTGGCAATTCCTTTTCAGTATGAAACAAAACGAGTATTTTGTTTTTCCAAATGAAAAGACTGGATTTAATCCAAAAGAGATTGATTTGCTTGATGCGGAGAATTATGGGGTGATAAGTCCTAATTTGTTTAGGGTGCAGAAATTCTCTCATAAGAATTATGTCTTTAGACACCATTTAGAAACAACAATCAAGGATACAAGTTCTATTTTGAAAGGTATTACTTGGATAGATTTTCGTAGTTCAAAAGGCTTGGACGCTATTGTTAAAGTTCGTGTTAATCACATCGGTCAGATAGTGTCGGTGGGAGAATATTAA
- a CDS encoding virulence RhuM family protein, whose amino-acid sequence MNKDNNTPIPSDFFLYKDSNGDVKVEIYIFNETVWLPQDKIAQLFGVDRSVVTKHLKNVYKSGELSKEVTCAKIAQVQTEGIRQVTRRIEFYNLDAILSVGYRVNSIQATQFRIWANSVLKEYLIKGFAMNDERLKNPQTLFGKDYFEEQLARIRDIRSSERRFYQKITDIYSQCSADYEAGSDVTKKFFATVQNKLHWAISGQTAAEIIVSRVDADKPNMGLTTWKNAPNGMIRKPDVSIAKNYLNEKEMDDLNRIVSMYLDYAERQAKKGQVMYMRDWAKKLDAFLQFNEEAVLQHCGRVSHEIAKALAEQEYEKFHVRQLQNYESDFDKLLKGISHD is encoded by the coding sequence ATGAACAAAGATAATAATACACCAATTCCATCTGATTTCTTCCTCTATAAAGACAGCAATGGAGATGTGAAAGTCGAAATCTATATTTTTAATGAAACGGTTTGGCTGCCGCAAGACAAGATAGCACAGTTGTTTGGAGTGGACAGAAGCGTAGTGACTAAACATCTAAAGAATGTCTATAAAAGCGGAGAATTATCAAAAGAGGTAACTTGTGCAAAAATTGCACAAGTTCAAACCGAAGGTATAAGGCAGGTCACAAGACGGATTGAGTTTTACAATCTCGATGCCATCTTATCTGTAGGCTACCGTGTTAACAGCATTCAAGCCACACAATTTAGAATTTGGGCGAACAGTGTGCTGAAAGAATATCTGATTAAGGGGTTTGCTATGAACGATGAGCGGTTGAAGAATCCGCAAACGTTGTTTGGTAAGGATTATTTCGAAGAACAGTTAGCCCGCATTCGTGACATTCGTAGCAGCGAACGACGCTTTTATCAGAAAATAACCGATATTTATTCACAATGCAGTGCCGACTATGAAGCGGGTAGCGATGTAACCAAGAAATTCTTTGCAACTGTTCAGAATAAGTTGCATTGGGCAATTTCCGGGCAAACGGCAGCTGAAATTATTGTTTCTCGTGTGGATGCTGATAAGCCTAATATGGGACTGACTACGTGGAAGAATGCACCCAACGGAATGATACGCAAACCGGATGTTTCTATTGCAAAGAACTATCTCAATGAGAAAGAAATGGATGACCTAAACCGCATTGTTTCTATGTATTTGGATTATGCGGAGCGTCAAGCGAAAAAAGGACAAGTGATGTACATGAGAGATTGGGCGAAAAAGTTGGATGCATTCTTGCAGTTCAATGAAGAAGCTGTGTTACAACATTGTGGACGGGTGAGTCATGAGATTGCCAAGGCATTGGCAGAACAAGAATATGAGAAGTTCCATGTTAGACAGCTTCAGAATTATGAATCGGACTTTGACAAACTTTTAAAAGGAATAAGTCATGATTAA
- the cas1 gene encoding type II CRISPR-associated endonuclease Cas1: MIKKTLYFGNPVYLSLRNAQLVIKLPDVEKATALPETLKKQAEVTKPIEDIGIVVLDNKQITITSGVLEALLENNCSVITCDSKSMPVGLMLPLYGNTTQNERFRKQLDASLPLKKQLWQQTIQTKINNQASVLKDCMDEEVKCMRVWATNVRSGDPDNLEARAAAYYWKSLFADVDGFTREREGIPPNNLLNYGYAILRAVVARGLVISGLLPTLGIHHHNRYNAYCLADDIMEPYRPYVDKLVFSLTQEYGKNAELTKEVKARLLTVPTLEVIIGGKRSPLMVAVGQTTASLYKCFNGELRRIAYPER; encoded by the coding sequence ATGATTAAAAAAACACTTTATTTCGGAAATCCCGTTTATCTATCGTTACGAAATGCACAACTAGTCATCAAATTGCCTGATGTAGAGAAAGCGACAGCTTTGCCGGAAACGTTGAAAAAACAGGCAGAAGTAACGAAACCTATAGAGGACATTGGAATTGTCGTGTTGGATAACAAACAGATTACTATCACTTCCGGTGTGCTGGAGGCTTTGCTTGAGAACAATTGTTCCGTAATCACTTGTGATAGCAAGAGTATGCCAGTCGGACTAATGCTTCCTCTTTATGGAAATACTACGCAAAATGAGCGTTTCCGTAAACAATTGGATGCTTCGCTTCCTTTGAAGAAACAGCTTTGGCAGCAAACTATTCAAACGAAAATCAACAATCAAGCATCGGTACTCAAAGATTGTATGGATGAGGAAGTAAAGTGTATGCGTGTTTGGGCTACCAATGTGCGTAGTGGTGACCCCGACAATTTGGAAGCACGTGCTGCGGCATATTATTGGAAATCCTTATTCGCAGATGTTGATGGTTTCACTCGGGAACGTGAAGGAATTCCCCCAAATAATCTGTTAAACTATGGATATGCCATTCTTCGTGCAGTGGTGGCACGTGGGCTGGTGATAAGTGGATTGCTTCCTACCTTGGGTATCCATCATCATAATCGCTACAACGCTTATTGTTTAGCGGATGATATAATGGAACCTTATCGTCCTTATGTAGATAAATTAGTGTTTAGTTTGACACAAGAATATGGAAAAAATGCGGAGTTGACGAAAGAGGTGAAAGCTCGACTGCTTACTGTTCCGACGTTGGAAGTGATAATTGGAGGCAAGCGCAGTCCGCTGATGGTTGCGGTGGGACAAACGACTGCTTCACTTTATAAATGTTTTAATGGAGAACTTCGGAGAATTGCCTATCCCGAACGATAG
- the cas2 gene encoding CRISPR-associated endonuclease Cas2 has translation MDRFSEYRVMWVLVLFDLPTETKKEKKAYADFRKNLQKDGFTMFQFSIYVRHCASSENAVVHIKRVKSFLPEYGHVGIMCITDKQFGDIELFYGRKVHCVNAAGQQLELF, from the coding sequence ATGGATCGCTTTAGTGAATATCGTGTTATGTGGGTACTTGTTCTTTTTGATTTGCCGACTGAGACGAAGAAAGAAAAGAAGGCTTATGCAGATTTCAGAAAGAATCTGCAAAAGGATGGTTTTACAATGTTTCAGTTTTCCATTTATGTGCGTCATTGTGCCAGTAGCGAGAACGCAGTAGTACATATAAAAAGAGTTAAATCTTTCCTTCCAGAGTATGGGCATGTTGGAATCATGTGTATTACAGACAAACAATTTGGGGATATAGAGCTTTTTTATGGAAGGAAAGTGCATTGTGTCAATGCAGCGGGACAGCAATTGGAGTTATTCTAG
- a CDS encoding sigma-54-dependent transcriptional regulator translates to MMKAILIVEDDITFGMMLKTWLGKKGFEVSSVSNIARARKHIESQTVDLVLSDLRLPDYEGIDLLKWMNDRGINIPLIIMTGYADIQSAVLAMKLGARDYIAKPVNPEELLKKISEALQTESSPAVPHSTVRNFSNPKKGSSNSQDTSETNHTYLEGESDAAKQLYNYVGLVAPTNMSVLINGSSGTGKEYVAHRIHQLSKRSDKPFIAVDCGSIPKELAASEFFGHVKGSFTGALTDKTGAFVAANGGTIFLDEIGNLSYEVQIQLLRALQERKIRPVGSTQEISVDIRLVSATNENLEQAIEKGTFREDLYHRINEFTLRMPDLKERKEDILLFANFFLDQANKELDKHLIGFDAKASQALQSYHWPGNIRQMKNIVKRATLLAQGSFITLLELGTELFEVPPMSTASMALRNEETEKEHILEALRQTGNNKSKAAQLLDIDRKTLYNKLKLYNIDL, encoded by the coding sequence ATGATGAAAGCCATATTAATAGTCGAAGATGATATAACTTTTGGAATGATGCTCAAAACCTGGTTAGGCAAAAAAGGGTTTGAGGTGTCGTCAGTGAGTAATATTGCGCGTGCCCGGAAGCATATCGAAAGTCAGACTGTCGATTTGGTATTATCAGATTTACGGTTGCCCGATTACGAGGGTATCGATTTGTTGAAATGGATGAATGACCGGGGTATAAATATTCCGTTGATTATCATGACAGGATATGCGGATATTCAATCTGCCGTGCTGGCGATGAAACTCGGAGCACGGGATTATATTGCCAAACCCGTGAATCCTGAAGAGTTGCTGAAGAAAATATCCGAGGCTTTGCAAACGGAAAGTAGTCCGGCGGTACCCCATTCTACAGTCCGGAACTTTTCCAATCCTAAAAAAGGAAGTTCTAATTCACAAGATACTTCCGAAACTAACCATACTTATCTGGAAGGAGAAAGTGATGCTGCCAAGCAGCTATACAATTATGTAGGATTGGTGGCCCCGACCAATATGTCTGTACTTATCAACGGTTCCAGCGGAACGGGAAAAGAATATGTAGCACATCGTATCCATCAGCTCAGCAAGAGAAGCGACAAACCGTTTATTGCCGTAGATTGTGGCTCTATCCCCAAAGAACTGGCAGCTTCCGAGTTTTTCGGTCATGTGAAAGGCTCTTTTACGGGCGCACTGACGGACAAAACCGGAGCTTTCGTCGCAGCCAACGGCGGCACTATCTTTTTGGATGAAATTGGGAATCTTAGTTATGAGGTACAGATTCAACTGCTGCGTGCCCTGCAAGAGAGAAAGATACGTCCGGTCGGCTCTACTCAGGAAATATCCGTGGATATTCGTCTGGTATCCGCTACCAACGAGAATTTGGAGCAAGCGATTGAAAAGGGAACGTTCCGCGAGGACCTTTATCACCGTATCAACGAGTTTACGTTGCGGATGCCTGACTTGAAAGAACGAAAAGAGGATATTCTGCTCTTCGCCAACTTCTTCCTCGACCAGGCTAACAAGGAACTGGATAAGCATCTGATTGGTTTTGACGCAAAGGCGTCACAGGCTTTGCAAAGTTATCACTGGCCGGGAAATATACGGCAGATGAAGAATATCGTCAAAAGAGCGACTTTATTGGCGCAAGGTAGTTTTATTACTTTATTGGAATTGGGGACTGAGTTGTTCGAAGTTCCGCCAATGAGCACCGCAAGCATGGCGCTTCGCAATGAAGAGACTGAAAAAGAACATATTTTGGAAGCGTTGCGCCAGACTGGGAATAATAAAAGTAAGGCTGCACAGTTATTGGATATTGACCGGAAGACTTTATATAATAAGTTGAAGTTATATAATATTGATTTGTAG
- a CDS encoding peptidylprolyl isomerase has translation MKKIVLILLTISFCGLTSCKTGTKKGGDMDKETLVKIETTAGDIKVKLYNETPKHRDNFIKLVKEGMYEGTLFHRVIKDFMIQAGDPDSKNAPKGKMLGAGDVGYTIPAEFVYPKYFHKKGALSAARQGDNVNPKKESSGCQFYIVTGKVYNDSTLLGMESQMNENKINVIFNKLAQKHMKEIYKMRKENDENGLYDLQEKLFAEAQELSAKEPEFHFTPEQIEAYTTVGGTPHLDGEYTVFGEVVEGMDVVDKIQKVKTDRSDRPEEDVKIIKATILD, from the coding sequence ATGAAAAAGATTGTATTGATATTATTAACTATATCGTTTTGCGGATTAACTTCCTGCAAGACTGGAACAAAAAAAGGAGGAGACATGGATAAAGAGACATTGGTAAAGATTGAGACAACTGCCGGAGATATCAAAGTGAAGTTGTACAATGAGACACCAAAGCATCGTGATAATTTTATCAAACTGGTGAAAGAGGGGATGTATGAAGGAACACTGTTCCATCGTGTCATCAAAGATTTTATGATTCAGGCAGGCGACCCGGATTCAAAGAACGCGCCGAAAGGGAAAATGCTTGGGGCAGGTGATGTCGGCTACACCATTCCGGCAGAATTTGTATATCCGAAGTACTTCCATAAGAAAGGCGCCTTGTCGGCAGCCCGTCAGGGAGATAATGTGAACCCGAAGAAAGAATCTTCCGGTTGTCAGTTCTATATCGTGACAGGTAAGGTGTACAATGATTCTACGTTGCTCGGCATGGAAAGCCAGATGAATGAAAATAAAATCAACGTTATTTTCAACAAACTGGCGCAGAAGCATATGAAGGAAATTTATAAGATGCGTAAGGAGAATGACGAAAACGGTCTTTACGATTTGCAGGAAAAACTGTTTGCGGAAGCACAGGAATTGTCGGCAAAGGAACCGGAATTCCACTTCACTCCCGAACAGATTGAAGCATATACTACCGTAGGCGGGACTCCGCATCTGGACGGTGAATATACCGTATTCGGCGAAGTAGTGGAAGGTATGGATGTTGTGGATAAAATCCAGAAGGTAAAAACAGACCGTAGTGACCGTCCCGAAGAAGATGTGAAGATAATAAAAGCGACAATACTTGACTAA
- a CDS encoding M16 family metallopeptidase, translating to MKINRHILDNGLRLVHSQDESTQMVALNILYNVGARDEHPEHTGFAHLFEHLMFGGSVNIPDYDMPLQLASGENNAWTNNDITNYYLTVPRQNVETGFWLESDRMLSLDFSERSLEVQRGVVMEEFKQRCLNQPYGDVGHLLRPLAYQAHPYQWPTIGKDLSHIANATLEEVKAFFFRFYAPNNAILSVTGNITFEEAVSLTEKWFGPIPRREVPQRNLSQEPEQTEERRLTVERNVPLDALFMAFHMCDHRHPDYYAFDILSDVLSNGRSSRLNQRLVQQKQLFSSIDAYISGSVDAGLFHISGKPSAGVTLEQAEAAVREELELLQQELVDEQELEKVKNKFESTQIFGNINYLNVATNLAWFELLGRAEDMEKEVERYRSVTAEQLRTVAQSAFRKENGVVLYYKSRA from the coding sequence ATGAAAATAAACAGGCACATTCTTGACAATGGGTTACGTCTGGTACATTCGCAGGACGAGAGTACGCAGATGGTGGCCCTTAATATATTATATAATGTAGGAGCTCGTGACGAACACCCCGAACATACCGGCTTTGCCCATTTGTTCGAACATTTGATGTTCGGTGGCTCGGTGAATATTCCCGATTATGATATGCCGCTTCAACTGGCGAGTGGCGAGAATAATGCCTGGACGAACAATGATATTACCAATTATTACCTCACTGTACCTCGTCAGAATGTGGAAACTGGCTTTTGGCTCGAATCCGACCGTATGCTGAGTCTTGATTTCAGCGAACGGAGCTTGGAAGTACAGCGGGGAGTAGTAATGGAAGAATTCAAGCAACGCTGTCTGAACCAGCCTTATGGAGACGTAGGACATCTTCTACGTCCCCTGGCTTATCAGGCGCATCCCTATCAATGGCCTACCATCGGCAAAGACCTGTCGCATATTGCCAACGCGACACTGGAAGAAGTAAAAGCTTTTTTCTTCCGTTTTTATGCCCCGAACAATGCGATTCTGTCCGTAACCGGCAATATCACTTTCGAAGAAGCAGTTTCGCTGACAGAAAAATGGTTCGGTCCTATTCCACGTCGGGAAGTACCCCAGCGGAACCTGTCTCAAGAACCGGAACAGACGGAAGAACGCCGGTTGACGGTAGAACGGAATGTTCCCCTCGATGCCTTGTTCATGGCTTTTCATATGTGCGATCACCGTCATCCGGATTATTATGCATTTGATATTTTGTCGGATGTGTTGAGCAATGGGCGCTCCAGTCGATTGAACCAGCGTTTGGTGCAACAGAAACAATTATTTTCGAGCATAGATGCCTATATTTCAGGCAGTGTAGATGCGGGGTTATTCCATATTAGTGGAAAGCCTTCGGCTGGTGTCACTCTGGAACAGGCGGAAGCGGCAGTAAGGGAAGAACTGGAACTGTTGCAGCAAGAACTGGTTGACGAACAGGAACTGGAAAAAGTGAAGAACAAATTTGAGTCCACCCAGATATTCGGCAACATCAATTATTTGAATGTGGCAACCAACCTGGCTTGGTTCGAACTGCTTGGTCGGGCGGAGGACATGGAAAAAGAAGTAGAACGTTATCGTTCTGTCACGGCGGAACAATTGCGGACAGTAGCCCAATCCGCTTTCCGGAAGGAGAATGGAGTTGTGCTCTATTATAAAAGTAGGGCGTAG